One window of Ziziphus jujuba cultivar Dongzao chromosome 5, ASM3175591v1 genomic DNA carries:
- the LOC107421030 gene encoding amino acid permease 3 isoform X1, which yields MKKMGDNTSSKNNQLSHHQVFDVSLDVLPQPGSECYDDDGRLKRTGTMWTASSHIITAVIGSGVLSLAWATAQLGWIAGPAVMILFSFVTYYTSSLLSVCYRSGDSITGKRNYTYMDAVRSNLGGAKVKICGLVQYLNLFGVAIGYTIAASISMMAINRSNCFHKNGHENPCRINGNPYMIAFGALEIFFSQIPDFDQLWWLSIVAAVMSFTYSTIGLGLGIAKVAESGKIMGSVTGVSVGSITQTQKIWRSFQSLGDMAFAYSYSIILIEIQDTVRSPPAEYKTMKKATLISVAVTTLFYMLCGCMGYAAFGDLSPGNLLTGFGFYNPFWLVDIANAAIVIHLVGAYQVYCQPLFAFIEKKAAKRFPDSEFITKDIKISIPFSRPYNLNRFRLVWRTLFVIITTVISMILPFFNGVVGLLGALGFWPLTVYFPVEMYIVQKKLPKWSTKWLCLQILSVACLIISIAAAAGSVAGIIDDLKSFKPFTTSE from the exons ATGAAG aagatggGTGATAACACTAGCTCAAAGAACAACCAGCTTTCCCACCACCAAGTCTTTGATGTGTCACTTGATGTTTTACCTCAACCTGGTTCCGAGTGCTATGATGATGATGGCCGTCTCAAACGAACCG GTACTATGTGGACAGCAAGTTCTCACATAATAACAGCAGTGATTGGTTCAGGAGTTCTATCTTTGGCATGGGCAACTGCTCAGCTTGGATGGATTGCTGGTCCTGCTGTTATGATCCTCTTCTCCTTTGTCACTTACTACActtcttctcttctctctgtTTGTTACCGTTCCGGCGACTCCATTACCGGAAAAAGGAACTATACTTACATGGATGCTGTTCGATCCAACCTCG GTGGAGCTAAGGTCAAAATTTGTGGACTTGTTCAGTACTTGAATCTTTTTGGAGTTGCCATTGGTTACACAATAGCAGCATCTATAAGCAtgat GGCAATCAATAGGTCTAACTGTTTCCACAAGAATGGTCATGAAAATCCATGCCGTATAAACGGCAATCCTTATATGATTGCTTTTGGAGCCTTAGAAATCTTTTTCTCTCAAATTCCTGATTTCGATCAGCTATGGTGGCTCTCCATTGTTGCAGCAGTCATGTCCTTCACTTACTCAACAATTGGACTTGGTCTAGGAATTGCTAAAGTTGCAG AAAGTGGAAAAATCATGGGAAGTGTAACCGGAGTAAGCGTTGGAAGTATAACTCAGACACAAAAGATATGGAGAAGTTTCCAATCACTTGGTGACATGGCTTTTGCCTACTCTTACTCTATCATCCTCATTGAAATTCAG gACACAGTCAGATCCCCACCAGCAGAATACAAGACAATGAAGAAGGCAACTCTAATTAGTGTAGCGGTGACAACACTTTTCTACATGCTCTGTGGCTGCATGGGCTATGCTGCTTTCGGTGACCTGTCTCCTGGAAATCTTCTCACTGGTTTCGGTTTCTACAACCCCTTTTGGCTCGTTGACATTGCAAATGCCGCCATTGTTATCCACCTTGTTGGTGCATACCAAGTTTATTGCCAACCCCTTTTCGCTTTCATTGAGAAAAAAGCAGCAAAACGGTTCCCGGACAGCGAATTCATAACCAAAGATATCAAGATCTCAATCCCGTTTTCCCGCCCTTACAACCTTAACCGCTTCAGGTTGGTTTGGAGGACACTTTTCGTGATCATAACCACCGTGATTTCGATGATCCTACCGTTCTTCAATGGCGTTGTTGGACTACTTGGGGCTTTGGGATTTTGGCCTTTGACTGTCTACTTCCCTGTGGAGATGTACATTGTGCAAAAGAAATTGCCAAAATGGAGCACAAAATGGCTCTGTCTCCAAATTCTAAGTGTCGCTTGCCTTATCATATCTATAGCTGCTGCAGCTGGTTCTGTTGCTGGTATAATTGATGATCTCAAATCTTTTAAACCATTCACAACCAGCGAATAA
- the LOC125423097 gene encoding probable receptor-like protein kinase At1g11050, with protein sequence MSPHHFAFDTMRMFLSLSFSLFLIILVFSIDSASSSSCPFDLGYVDTFPWDTSLCRRPVHKDCCQTLINLFGLGMAQHLNETSMFQLPDADTSSSCLSDFQTKVTALSVQLSLVTQCFQNTTQLFVVNPSSCAGIITIEDWKQKVGLTSPLDISCKGDLMRLTRCSSCVDAGMKVTSQLNGLDPNGTKCFYFTVLYAAGIVNDLGPQDPRAAACIMDLPLSRSSKGKPSNTTLKLVFGLLGALIGVLLFLGVFILYRRWDKKRRQKAFHEEYVSNFRASVLPNSEAEWFRLSELERATNGFSQRNLIGQGAHGVVYKGTLSDGTLVAVKQILDLDSKGDEEFSNEVEIMSKIRHRNLLSLRGCCVTSNDFTGKRRYLVYDFMSNGSLSDHLPNTLGSTKQGSKKPLTWPQRKNIILDVAKGLAYLHYGIKPAIYHRDIKATNIFLDSEMKAKVADFGLAKQSTEGQSHLTTRVAGTHGYLAPEYALYGHLTEKSDVYSFGILILEIMSGRKVLEASLNQSVVRITDWAWMLMKSGKVGEIVEEWLRESGGPKGVMERFVFVGILCAHVMVALRPTMDEALKMLEGDIDIPRIADRPLPLGHESLRSSFGFGSASISSTGKRSRSLLNSSVRYS encoded by the coding sequence ATGTCCccacaccattttgcttttGACACCATGAGGATGTTCCTCTccttatctttctctctcttcttgaTCATTCTAGTTTTCTCCATTGATTcagcttcttcttcctcatgTCCCTTCGACCTTGGCTACGTCGACACCTTCCCATGGGACACTTCCCTATGCCGCCGACCCGTTCACAAAGATTGCTGCCAGACACTTATCAACCTCTTTGGCCTAGGAATGGCTCAGCACCTCAACGAAACCTCCATGTTTCAACTTCCTGATGCAGACACTTCCTCTTCTTGCCTATCAGATTTTCAGACCAAAGTTACTGCCCTGTCGGTTCAGCTATCGTTGGTAACTCAGTGCTTTCAAAACACGACCCAGTTGTTCGTTGTCAATCCTTCTAGCTGTGCTGGGATTATCACAATCGAAGATTGGAAACAGAAGGTCGGATTGACATCCCCGTTAGACATATCTTGTAAGGGGGACTTGATGAGGTTAACCAGGTGCAGCTCATGTGTGGATGCAGGGATGAAGGTGACTTCCCAGTTGAATGGTTTGGACCCAAATGGAACAAAATGCTTTTACTTCACTGTTCTTTATGCTGCAGGAATTGTTAACGATTTGGGTCCACAGGATCCGAGAGCAGCTGCTTGTATAATGGATTTGCCATTGTCTAGATCATCAAAAGGCAAGCCATCAAATACAACATTGAAATTGGTTTTTGGATTGCTGGGGGCTCTCATCGGTGTCTTGCTTTTTCTTGGAGTATTCATTCTCTACAGAAGATGGGACAAGAAAAGGAGGCAAAAGGCTTTTCATGAAGAATATGTTAGCAATTTCAGGGCAAGTGTGTTGCCAAATTCAGAAGCAGAATGGTTTCGTTTATCAGAGCTTGAACGAGCCACAAATGGGTTCTCTCAGCGCAATCTGATTGGCCAAGGAGCACATGGGGTTGTCTATAAAGGAACACTCTCTGATGGAACTTTGGTCGCTGTTAAACAAATTCTTGATTTGGATTCCAAAGGCGATGAAGAATTTTCCAACGAGGTTGAGATCATGAGCAAAATAAGGCACAGGAATCTTCTTTCCCTTCGAGGTTGCTGCGTAACAAGCAACGATTTCACAGGTAAAAGGAGGTACCTAGTCTACGACTTCATGTCAAACGGTAGTCTCAGCGACCATTTACCAAACACATTAGGCTCAACCAAACAAGGAAGCAAAAAGCCATTAACTTGGCCACAAAGGAAAAACATAATCCTCGACGTGGCCAAAGGGCTCGCCTACTTACACTACGGAATCAAACCCGCCATTTATCACCGAGATATCAAAGCAACGAACATATTTCTAGACTCGGAAATGAAAGCGAAAGTGGCGGATTTCGGGCTAGCGAAACAGAGCACGGAAGGGCAATCCCATCTCACCACGAGGGTCGCCGGCACACACGGCTACTTGGCACCGGAGTACGCTCTGTACGGTCATCTAACGGAAAAGAGCGACGTGTACAGTTTCGGGATTCTGATTCTCGAAATCATGAGCGGAAGGAAAGTGCTGGAGGCGTCGTTGAACCAATCGGTGGTTCGGATCACAGACTGGGCTTGGATGCTGATGAAATCTGGGAAAGTGGGAGAGATAGTGGAGGAATGGTTGAGGGAAAGTGGGGGGCCAAAAGGGGTTATGGAGAGGTTCGTGTTTGTGGGTATTCTCTGTGCACATGTAATGGTGGCTTTGAGACCCACCATGGATGAAGCGTTGAAGATGTTGGAAGGGGATATTGATATTCCAAGAATCGCAGATCGGCCATTGCCGCTTGGTCACGAATCGTTAAGATCTTCGTTTGGGTTTGGCAGTGCTAGCATATCGTCGACAGGTAAAAGATCAAGATCTTTGTTGAATTCAAGCGTGAGATATAGTTAG
- the LOC107421030 gene encoding amino acid permease 3 isoform X2: MKMGDNTSSKNNQLSHHQVFDVSLDVLPQPGSECYDDDGRLKRTGTMWTASSHIITAVIGSGVLSLAWATAQLGWIAGPAVMILFSFVTYYTSSLLSVCYRSGDSITGKRNYTYMDAVRSNLGGAKVKICGLVQYLNLFGVAIGYTIAASISMMAINRSNCFHKNGHENPCRINGNPYMIAFGALEIFFSQIPDFDQLWWLSIVAAVMSFTYSTIGLGLGIAKVAESGKIMGSVTGVSVGSITQTQKIWRSFQSLGDMAFAYSYSIILIEIQDTVRSPPAEYKTMKKATLISVAVTTLFYMLCGCMGYAAFGDLSPGNLLTGFGFYNPFWLVDIANAAIVIHLVGAYQVYCQPLFAFIEKKAAKRFPDSEFITKDIKISIPFSRPYNLNRFRLVWRTLFVIITTVISMILPFFNGVVGLLGALGFWPLTVYFPVEMYIVQKKLPKWSTKWLCLQILSVACLIISIAAAAGSVAGIIDDLKSFKPFTTSE, translated from the exons ATGAAG atggGTGATAACACTAGCTCAAAGAACAACCAGCTTTCCCACCACCAAGTCTTTGATGTGTCACTTGATGTTTTACCTCAACCTGGTTCCGAGTGCTATGATGATGATGGCCGTCTCAAACGAACCG GTACTATGTGGACAGCAAGTTCTCACATAATAACAGCAGTGATTGGTTCAGGAGTTCTATCTTTGGCATGGGCAACTGCTCAGCTTGGATGGATTGCTGGTCCTGCTGTTATGATCCTCTTCTCCTTTGTCACTTACTACActtcttctcttctctctgtTTGTTACCGTTCCGGCGACTCCATTACCGGAAAAAGGAACTATACTTACATGGATGCTGTTCGATCCAACCTCG GTGGAGCTAAGGTCAAAATTTGTGGACTTGTTCAGTACTTGAATCTTTTTGGAGTTGCCATTGGTTACACAATAGCAGCATCTATAAGCAtgat GGCAATCAATAGGTCTAACTGTTTCCACAAGAATGGTCATGAAAATCCATGCCGTATAAACGGCAATCCTTATATGATTGCTTTTGGAGCCTTAGAAATCTTTTTCTCTCAAATTCCTGATTTCGATCAGCTATGGTGGCTCTCCATTGTTGCAGCAGTCATGTCCTTCACTTACTCAACAATTGGACTTGGTCTAGGAATTGCTAAAGTTGCAG AAAGTGGAAAAATCATGGGAAGTGTAACCGGAGTAAGCGTTGGAAGTATAACTCAGACACAAAAGATATGGAGAAGTTTCCAATCACTTGGTGACATGGCTTTTGCCTACTCTTACTCTATCATCCTCATTGAAATTCAG gACACAGTCAGATCCCCACCAGCAGAATACAAGACAATGAAGAAGGCAACTCTAATTAGTGTAGCGGTGACAACACTTTTCTACATGCTCTGTGGCTGCATGGGCTATGCTGCTTTCGGTGACCTGTCTCCTGGAAATCTTCTCACTGGTTTCGGTTTCTACAACCCCTTTTGGCTCGTTGACATTGCAAATGCCGCCATTGTTATCCACCTTGTTGGTGCATACCAAGTTTATTGCCAACCCCTTTTCGCTTTCATTGAGAAAAAAGCAGCAAAACGGTTCCCGGACAGCGAATTCATAACCAAAGATATCAAGATCTCAATCCCGTTTTCCCGCCCTTACAACCTTAACCGCTTCAGGTTGGTTTGGAGGACACTTTTCGTGATCATAACCACCGTGATTTCGATGATCCTACCGTTCTTCAATGGCGTTGTTGGACTACTTGGGGCTTTGGGATTTTGGCCTTTGACTGTCTACTTCCCTGTGGAGATGTACATTGTGCAAAAGAAATTGCCAAAATGGAGCACAAAATGGCTCTGTCTCCAAATTCTAAGTGTCGCTTGCCTTATCATATCTATAGCTGCTGCAGCTGGTTCTGTTGCTGGTATAATTGATGATCTCAAATCTTTTAAACCATTCACAACCAGCGAATAA
- the LOC107421025 gene encoding auxilin-related protein 2, with amino-acid sequence MDEFGVLTERYGLKPQGKSAPMATSKRSVNTNNSQTWNFGSDSGGLNPKSSSYLSRSSQQNGLYDRSDDYDNIFGGPTKQSGNSSFGYDSIFSDSNPNDDIFGGIPGFKSSTSANNDLGNDDIFGVFASRPNRSAPVDDLLGDFGGAHAKSKATPNGLKSGNAVKNASSLDDLMTGIGGINLPNNGTVSTFTTSEDPFSIFESTSTSKPVYTSSNSPADPLDQINKLKNSGGAKPPRLKSPPKATQVSNGYKGKSSGMSFIDELEDFAMGRVQKNANKRSNVRSSGEGVQASANRTSKSSGDDLESFFSMSSRPKSAPRSRPTTSDSAWTNNRASPGPGLPQRTSSGRSSSVKKSSSPAGVFDDLSFMFGGANVFGEFHEVEGESEERRRARLGRLQRTHERAAKAVADMNQRDRLSQNEQEERRRIAETMDIQIKRWAAGKEGNMRALLSSLHYVLWPECGWEPVSLTDLITSVSVKKAYRKATLCVHPDKVQQKGASLEQKYTAEKVFDILKEAWNKFNVEELR; translated from the exons ATGGATGAGTTTGGAGTGTTAACGGAGAGGTACGGATTGAAACCGCAAGGAAAATCGGCACCGATGGCCACTTCCAAAAGATCCGTCAACACTAACAACTCCCAAACGTGGAATTTTGGGTCGGATTCGggtggtttaaaccccaaatcGTCTTCGTATTTGTCCAGATCTTCTCAACAAAATGGTCTTTATGATCGTTCGGATGACTACGATAATATATTCGGCGGACCCACAAAACAATCAGGTAATTCATCTTTTGGTTACGATTCAATTTTCTCGGATTCGAATCCCAACGATGATATATTTGGCGGAATTCCGGGGTTTAAGAGCTCAACTTCTGCGAACAATGATCTGGGGAACGACGATATTTTTGGGGTATTCGCTTCGCGTCCTAATCGCAGTGCTCCTGTAGACGACTTGTTGGGTGATTTTGGTGGAGCGCATGCAAAATCGAAAGCCACCCCAAATGGATTGAAGTCGGGGAACGCGGTGAAAAATGCATCTAGTTTAGATGATTTGATGACAGGAATTGGTGGCATTAATCTTCCAAATAATGG AACTGTATCAACCTTCACAACATCAGAAGATCCTTTTTCAATCTTTGAATCAACTTCAACTTCAAAACCCGTTTATACTTCCTCAAATTCACCCGCAGATCCACTGGACCAAATTAATAAGCTGAAAAATTCTGGAGGTGCAAAACCTCCAAGATTGAAATCCCCTCCAAAAGCAACACAAGTTTCAAATGGATATAAAG GTAAGAGCTCAGGCATGTCTTTTATAGATGAACTTGAGGACTTTGCCATGGGTAGGGTGCAAAAGAATGCAAATAAACGGTCAAATGTTCGCTCTAGTGGTGAAGGGGTTCAGGCCTCGGCCAACAGAACTAGTAAATCTAGTGGAGATGATCTAGAATCCTTTTTCAGTATGAGTTCTCGACCGAAAAGTGCACCGAGATCACGGCCTACAACTTCA GACTCTGCTTGGACCAACAACAGAGCAAGCCCTGGGCCTGGGTTGCCCCAGAGGACGTCATCTGGGAGATCATCCAGTGTAAAGAAGTCTTCTTCCCCAGCTGGTGTTTTTGATGACCTTTCATTCATGTTTGGGG GTGCCAATGTTTTTGGAGAATTTCATGAAGTTGAAGGGGAAAGTGAAGAAAGACGAAGAGCCCGACTGGGACGTCTCCAAAGAACCCATGAGCGAGCG GCAAAAGCTGTTGCTGATATGAACCAGCGTGACCGTCTATCTCAAAACGAGCAAGAAGAGAGGCGT AGAATTGCTGAGACTATGGACATACAAATAAAACGCTGGGCTGCAGGGAAAGAAGGCAATATGCGTGCACTGTTATCATCATTGCATTAT GTGCTTTGGCCTGAATGTGGCTGGGAGCCAGTTTCACTGACAGATTTGATTACTTCTGTCTCTGTCAAAAAGGCTTATAGGAAGGCCACATTGTGTGTCCATCCAGACAAGGTTCAACAGAAAGGTGCCAGTctcgaacaaaaatatactgCAGAGAAGGTTTTTGATATCCTTAAG GAAGCTTGGAACAAGTTCAACGTGGAAGAACTAAGATAA